The DNA segment CACATCTCGTTCTATATACGGTATCAAATAAGCATTTAACGTATCATTTTTCAACCGACTACAaagtgatattttgattattttcattGCTGAAAATATTCTCTACAATTTTACCTGCAACGtgtaataataatgataattttaaaaaatttaaatatcaaagGATGTAATTGATGTTGCTTCTATTGAACTATCATTTTAACAAGCTCACTAATCCCTCTAACTTCCGTGAACTGATTGCTACTtttcaatatttaaaaaaaaaactcaagttGGTGTTCAAATTTCATTATCTTCATCAAGGAGAAATCGAATTGATAAAATCGAGCAAACTAAAGTAAATTTCAAGAGAACAGTCACGTAATTAAATTTGTATGTAAAAGagatattatatatgtatatatatattgtgttaaaatttttaaaaatttaagaagagCAGTCGCATCCCCATCGAGACCATGTAGGCCTGCCAATGACAACACATACTTCTCTTTCCAATTTTTTTCAACATTAAAAACAAATGTGTGGCAAAGAAAATTATAGAATCAAGTCAATTAATTTCATATATACGAGAGATATGGTACAGAAAACATTGTATTAATACTATGTAAAATTTGAACCCAATATTGAATgaaataaagaactaaagaaatataattaattaatgcatCATCGTTTCCACCAAATGGTATCTAAGAAAGACATTCCAAGTTAGTAAGATTTACAAACAAGTGGATTAGTGGAACATGAAATAATTAGTATTGGTACAATTGATtctattattatgaataattttttttcaattagtGTAGTCAATGTTCATATAAAACCAcgaataattatattaaaaatgttTATAATTACTTTACTGcagtaatttatcatttatgaTTATTGTTTGGATAAGCAAAATAtgtgaatttttaattttcatataaaaatttaagaattatattaaaatatatatacatacatacacgaATTTACTATAAGTTAATAATTGTAATTCCATGAAGAAGTAGAAGAAAAGAATGAATATTTTTACACCATTTCGAGCCAAACAGGGAGAATTGCAATTCATTAAATTGAAAGTGAAACATCATAAAAAAGTAGAAACAGTACAAACAAATATCTACAATAATTAACTGAGATTGtgagaattatatatattttttaacagCTGTTTTGGTAAACACAGTACAGTAAAGTGGAGTGGTCCAGAAAGCCATGAAACTGTAAATTTTTACTGTTAAAAACGTCTTGTCttctaattttttaattaaaccaATGTGCCTACTTTTTATGTATCTGTTTTTCTCGCCTGATTTAATTATCATTTATTTGATGTATAAGATAAATtttgattaaaataaaataaataatacatatttCTGAATTAATATTTGTTTATTCTTTACGAAAATTCCTCACACTTTTATGTAGTatcacacacacatacatagaTAGATATATATTTGTACACATGGAGCATGCGTGTATTatacaaatttgaaaattttattgtatttaatagaatatatatttttaggagtaatatagttttttttaatatggATGGGTCggttttattttttcttgaaaaaatggtgaaatattaatatatcaATTTGATAATTGAtaacaatgaaatattaaaatttcaatttaaaTTGTAAAGAGGGAGCATTTTCCTCACATTTTAAACAGAAATAATGCGAATATTTTTACTTTTGAAATCTTCAATGGCATGGAAAAATTTGGACACTCGATTATTAAGTTCAtccatttttatatttatttttcaaaaaattatatggtaaAAAATGAACTCAATTAATTATCACCGTTAAATTTAGCAGTATGTTTAATTAATAATCATGAGAAGAAACAGGTTTCTGTACAAATTTACTAATTTAATTACGAGTACTATTTATTAAAATTCCGAAGTTATCTCAActaaaaattcttttttttttgttgaaattatctACAATCGCAACATATAACATCGAGAAGATAAACCTATAATCGTTTACCTGACTAGCATAGTTTGCAGGTTATTACGTTAGTTTAGAGGTTACGCAGTGTGTATCAAAAAGTAACGGCTGCAGGTTGTCGCGTTATAAAAAAATAGTCGTTTTTTAAATGTTCAATTAGAAGATtgctttatatatattatttttctcatttttgaaTTAATCAAAGGATATCTACCAAAATCAATACCGGTTAACACCACTATGATGAATATCTTAATTGATGAAGTAAGTAACGAACGTTTGATCATGTTACGAGTTCGATTCCCTCAATCAATAATTTCTTTGGGGAGTTTAGGGCACAAGATTTGTCCAATATAAGTTACTTGACTAGCCTGATTTTCAGGCTAATATGTTAGCTTGAATGTTTACCCAATGCACATAAAATTGGATAACTACTGTGAGTTCCTCCgtcatcattaaaaaaaatggtcAACACCATATACGACATGTAAAAATGTGTTTTGTATCttccaattttaaatttcagaGTGATAATTTCCattgcattaaaaatattaacaaAACAATATGTACATTATTATGATCAAACGCTTACTGCCAGGTTAAAACCTATAGATAAAGCCATAACTTATTTCCTTATAATTTGTTAGCATAGTTTTATACTAAATGGCATGAGAACATGCGTGCTATACGTGTGTGTCTGTTACGTAATAAATGAAGTCAATTATTTTTTGATtgacacaaataaaataaatatatatctaccAAAATGCATGTTtggtgaaaaaaataaataataattatattgaaAATAAATACCAAGTAAAATGCTCGCATACACAATAATTGAGATtctgtttttaaaaataattgagatATAAAAATTCAGATATTATTTCACATCAAATGATGTCCCTGGTAAAAAGGGTTCTATGAGGAGTGCTGTGCAAATAAGAGCTGAATAGTTATTATTTACAAAGGaaattgttttgtttttttaatgacGAGACAATCAACTGTCGTTATCTTTTTGTGCGCACTTGATAAAAATAgattattattttagtgttgtGAAGGGTTGTTTTAGGTTTTGGTCATATAATCTGTCATGTTTTATTCAATAAATtagcttcttttttttttttgttttagtcattttttccacGAAAAACTAATAAATCATCAAATATTACTTAATTGATATTGAATTTATCATACGTAACTCTTGCAGCGAGAATAAACTTATATTactaatattaaaataagtttaaacaaaaccaaaagaaaaaaaaaacgacaTCCAATATTATAAAATGAGATAAAGAAAGTTTGTCGTTTctctttatttttgttttgttagaTACATTTCAATGCGTATAATACAAACTAGAGTCTTACTATATAGAAGAGTgttgggtgcaataattgttccTGTTGATTGAGCGATCGAACCATGGATTTAGGGCTGCTGTGcggcttaaaatatttgagttacaACATTAGTTCATTACCATCaactataacttttggtaaagcaACAAGCGCTCGGTTCTACAATTGATATCAGAACCAATGTCATgagttcgattctcattgattgcaaGAAGTGCAATTATTGAGAGAGAGATtgttggggtgcaataattAATGTCCATGCTGGTTGAGCGATCGAACCATAGCGCTTGGAATGATGTGcggtttaaaaaatttgagttgcaccattaccaaCAGCTATAACTTTTAATAAAATGGCAAGCGTTCCATCCTACAAAGAGTATCAATGTCAAGTAagtaatatttaatatatttagtAGATTTGGGGAAAAaaagaccaaaaataaaataaaaataaaatttcaagcactgaattaaaaccaaatatGGACACTTTACTGGaacaaaatccaaaataacTCAACTTACAAGATTAAAATTACGattttctttgatttatatgATTTTCCACAGTAGGTTATAGGTTACGATACACACACTAACACACACAATGATTGTTAAGGCATAATAATTGTTCTTACGAGTAAAGCAATCGAAACATGACATTTGAAGTAATGTACGGTGTAAAAAATTTTGAGTGACACTATTACCATCAGCTATAGTTTTTGGTATAATAACAAACGTTTAGTCCTAAAATTGGTATCAAACCCAAGCTAACGAGTATgattctcattgattgcaaAGAGTAAACGTGGTGTTAAGTTCTGTatggtttaaaaaaatttgagataTATCATTATCATCGATTATTAAATTTAAGTAGGTGGGTGTGTACttataaattatttgaaaaattagGCGCCTATTCACCATAATATACACGACGTCAAAATTATTCAATCGACTTAATTTTAGCCACTATTAGTATGATATAAAtaacattaattatttaattaagaaaTAAATACTAATCATCTACCACTCGTCGGATGAAATAATGAAAGATCATATGATAAATTTAAAGATAACATGATAACATAgctatatttttatttcaatttttataAAGCTTGAGACAAATATACAATGATATTGAATCACATATGAAGTTTCAAGAATTCTTTTATAAGCAATGACCAACCTCGAGTAGAGATGCATGGTCCCTTATCTACCTAGATTAAGCTACTAGAATCACTAGACATACCACaagaattaaattaaatcaaatcaaattaaattaaattcgaAGAAGAATAACTTAAATACAACTATTACTTTCATTCAGTCCCACAGCACATGCATTAATGCATCCCATAAAGCCCACCACCGAAAGAAGGAAATAACTAGCTAGTAGCCTAGTAAACAtggaaaataaaatgaaattttatttataaatcaattttatcattatttattttatttttttgaagcttttaTCAATCAAATTGTTAGAGATGAAAAAATTGCATTCCCAAAGTTCTTATCCGTCTCCCAACACttgaaaacaagaaaaaatatgggtatttttttttttagggaaAAACAATTATCAAGAAGATAGAACTAAGATCTATGCAAATTTATCGAGTCAATGTTGTGCCTACAagcaaaaaaccaaaaataaaaaaattacagaatatttaaaatcaacaactaatttataaataaaaacaaaaaaaaattaggaaaaAAATTCCCTTCTCCAAGTCTTGAAAAAGTTTCTTATCTAACCCTACTATACAAGACTGTGTTTGTGCAATACAACTATACTATATGACAAGAAGCCATTGCCAAACAGTACAAATACAATTGATAAATTTGAATAGCCTAGACAGACGACAGACCCAAaaatttagtaaaaaaaaatatcaaaactcACATGTTTTTTCTCggaataatatataattacatGCTCGAATCCTCCGgattgatcatatatatatagttgatcttttttctaaggcatgaaaAGTTTGTTGCCACACTTGCATCTCCAAGCTTCTGGATAGTACTCCAATGGCATACTAAAGCCCGGCTGAATCGGAACATGAACCGGTATACATGGCATACACCTCCCACACTTGGATCTGCAAGACGGCGGCGATGATCCCGGCCCGCCGAGCCTCCGCCGTGACAAGATTtcctccgccgccgccgcctcctcctctatgaattttcttgattcAACACCTACATTGCAACCAAAAAAAAAGATCAGTACTTGGATGATTCATGAATTTATGGTGATTTTCGAATGCACTTACTGAATATAGGAGATGGGTCGGAGCCAAGAACTGATACGGAGGAGAGTAGAAGGAATGCTACGGTGGCGAGATAGAGCGAGAGTTGCCGGCGGCGATGTTGGTGGTGCAATAAGTCCATGGGTGGTGGTGTGAGAATATATAATGAAGCAAGAAAATGTGGGATTGAGTGTTTATAAGTGTAAAAATTGTGTGTATGAATTGGAATTTAGTATAGAAAAGTGGGGATTGAAAAAGGTTGGAGAAAAAGATGAAAGTTTGGGAATGAGAGAATGGGAAAAATATTGATTGCAAGTTATGGCTAATATTGACGATAGTGTTGCGTGCAAGCGTGCGAGTCAGTCCAAGTCAAAGGGGGCAtcggaaaatatatataatatatattaattttttttttgaacaatatattattaatttatttggaTGGGTGAAAATTGTGGTCGTGTGTGAATGTGATGTATGTTACGGTTTTATTCATGCTGCTCGCAGGGTAGTCATATAACttcatgattggtcaaaatcagCGAGTTTCATGCGAGCCTCActgattttgaccaatcataaTCCGCCAAGCCACCCCAGGACACTATCCTGAAGATAGCATCGACGTTACCGTATGTTACACTACCTTGACTCGAATCAACTACATGTTTAAATTAATGATAATTAAGATAGtaattgcatgcattatatgcatataaaatcTCGATGTTATTGAAAAACTCTTTGATCAAAAAGTTTTGAGCTATTAACTTTCATGATTTCAAACTCTGAGCACACGCATTATAACTTTTCATTTAGGCCATCTCCAACTCATATCCTTTATATTTCATCTTCTATCTTCTAAATAGAGATTCGTGATctctattttcaaaaaatttctccAACCCATATCCTCTAAATATTACCAAATactccattttctattttatttttttaaaacatatatatttatataataaaaaattacataatatgTTTTTCAACTATATTAATTGGATATggttaaaattaaaatcttgtaatatattaataattatgtattataatgttaaacatattaaaaaattaaatttacacGACTCGTTATTTTTTTAACCTATCGGACTACTAGTTTATTTTCTTGATTACGACGAGtgtgtttatttttattgttatttgtgtttttttttgttggtaATTTATTCTCGTGTCAAAATAATCGCATGGTTTCCAAGTTATATTAAGTCGACAAAATGTTTGTAGTAAATCGTGTTTTGAATAAAATGTTTGTGCTAAATTGTTTTGTGTGTTTCTAATTACTTTGTTCATAATTTTCATTTaatgttatttaaaaataataaaattacaattaatttattgaaaaattataaaaaaaaacaaataaaatttaattaaactaaaaaaattaaacactgaaattaattttaaaaataaaatgggagaacactcaaaataataaaaattagacTAATTTACCAagtaatatttaatataaaaactgaaaataatttaaaataaaaactaaaaaataaattcatcattttcaaggtctaaaaaataattttggagGATGACATTTTCATAAATATGACATCCTCCAAATCCATCCTTTATTTGAACAGTGATCCTCCAAATATGGAGATCACTGTAGCATCCTCCAAAATGGAGGATGGTTTGGAGATGCTCTTACTCGAATAAAATTACGTAAAGTAGAAATTCTCTTTGCTTCACGAGTCGAGGAAGAAGGATCTGCCAAGTGAAGAGACGATTACCTGTTGTGTTTGAGggcattttattattttagacATTTATCCTCGTTAAAAACATAATCATTCGCAATAGTGCTCCGTGTGTAGGGGATACAAAATATACTATATATGTTTAAGTTTTATGCGTTCGAGATTTGAATTCATGAGaagtaatataaaaaaattataatttgttGATCATGGCTACATTCCATTaaatttgttgttgttgtagTGATTGATTAACGAAAAAAAATCCTGTCACAAAATTAGTGTCACATTGTGTGTTACATCAATCACTTCTTGTTATATGTTACATGTTTTTCAGTTCAAATCAATTGATGtcgattgaattttaatttttctggattgagatttattgatttttaattaaagTGAACTCGTATCGACTTATTtcaagtttatttatttgatttttttaacatAATTAATGTTAATCAACAAGAGCTCTAGTAGTGTAGTGACATAAACTCACTCCTAAGTTGAATAGCTCTTATCAACATAAAGAACTTCATGCTGTGCTTGAATTGAtagatttcaaaaatatttatttcaaatatacTTTATTTCGTTATACTTTGtgttactaatatttaaaaaattaaggcgtgaatttaaaatctaatatattgtttaatATTAACAAACAATAAAACTAATCGAATTCTCTTTCTCTcacactcacacacacacacacacacacacacatatatatatatatatatatattatatatttatttatttaaaaaaaaaatattcccaTATATTCTCTCAATTCCTAGCTTGCTTCAACCAATATATTCTGAATTCCTAACTTAAAAATGGAAGCAGCTTCACTTGGAGTAAATATCGACAACCTCTGGTATTCTTTGTTCTTGTCTGCAAGTTCATGTACGGGGTAATGGTCAATGGAACAGAAAAGATTACAGACTATCAGTGTGTTTCGTTGGAGAAAaactataaataataataataaaaaaaacaaactcgtttgaaaaaaaaagtgtttttttctttttgaaaaaatattttttggttaTAGAAGTGGTTTagaaaaaacaatatttttttcttagcTATAAGTTTTGTATTTTTGAGTTTTACTtctacataaaaaaataaaaaacataagcGTTTTTCAATATTTATCCAGACTCAAaacttttttttccttttatttttttaaataaaaacacttTAAGAAACTTAACTTATTTAAACAGTTTTTAAGTTGTAGTATCACATGACATCTTACAATAGcattaaatgaaaattttaaatttgttcatTCATGTTTATCTCTGCGATTTTGGTTCtttttatcttaaattttagtttttgtcggatatatttattttttttgtaattttattctttttctATGTTGACGTGTCCAGTACTATATGTATGATCACTTTCAAGTTAAAAAATACCTGCATGATTGCGAAAAAGGATCAAATTACCCCttgtaaaagaaaaaaagatcaaattttattaaaacttATTTTTGATAACAGGAGGTACATAACAGAACAAAATGGCAAAACGTGAAACATAGAGGACTAAAAACAATTTTCCCATAGCTTGTATTG comes from the Henckelia pumila isolate YLH828 chromosome 1, ASM3356847v2, whole genome shotgun sequence genome and includes:
- the LOC140876104 gene encoding EPIDERMAL PATTERNING FACTOR-like protein 5, which produces MDLLHHQHRRRQLSLYLATVAFLLLSSVSVLGSDPSPIFSVESRKFIEEEAAAAEEILSRRRLGGPGSSPPSCRSKCGRCMPCIPVHVPIQPGFSMPLEYYPEAWRCKCGNKLFMP